A region from the Drosophila mauritiana strain mau12 chromosome 2L, ASM438214v1, whole genome shotgun sequence genome encodes:
- the LOC117150302 gene encoding uncharacterized protein LOC117150302, translated as MILRTHLWLGVLLAALLLNPVVSGEDEDYGGEMIGSSLGGNDEIYDPAQLDAEVEKEMEQHRNSLEEDQTESSQVMELEVSTMRPMESRMNTMAPNSGENSSAEMMDDASNQKRVSKVDKPARDYYYEDAPEDEMVASTTAKVATTMIPEYVRQAKAGRFPQRDQEQTPTDYIEEEATKSVDEQLPADKFYRVEQHEPIPQAQVQQLPSRDKPKPFEYSSEDDYYDEHAEAKTTTTTTSTTQAPLPILRARFGGFPWATTQAPSPLATSSTTSTTTTSTTTTTSTSTTTTPSPRKQPKHIQVSGGLKPELLPADQLRNYIKDVYIRMPLAVIVDPSSASLEQAKRLYIDALQDKNIDIKIVLVTLNAAGAPSAFSFNNTREFIAGLNSTKEHEGGNSFVGVLHAAELVPYDSAVFISTAVIPPHTELVQDAAITLLKKRIRLFLLWYGERSGSENETEDAVGGILGEVAIRSGGEIIHIVSTEHGQHIAGNTLTLVADAYQGSQELDLPVDTTLSSLHVRIDANMRRATMETPNGEINLKKLAKFGGVNVTETLNNQELDAYVPLNKLRRASIFKLKLQPELQEKYNVFVRAERKADVFLGDIIKRIDSYYKTGQTKAKSANIQFPDKEKDTEKLEEDVDSPKNEIETFSEQEIQSSPNLNQTLLAPSTGQPRSTLNAMLLQRCGTKIELGIESKLLVMAGQTATLLFEVTNMKTETVYSTIQVTDERRFLVQLNPTRLSLSAQGTATVRLTVLVPTGTAQGTTDRITFTNYGRETSTLAVNLKVVTSIDAQDSTGPTLSWEFGSRCDYLTPESQNCGERFWTVDVTAQDWQSGMMRLQATPPEGLFYRNYYTAGSTEPLKATYMASCCEPKVSLMAFDAAGNQRSLTIDVRDVYLNEAAIAAICLGVILLILLIAALIWSIVWCCRRRKTTLELPTYRSHSTRSME; from the exons ATGATTTTAAGAACGCACCTCTGGCTGGGAGTGCTCCTGGCGGCGTTGCTTTTAAATCCCGTAGTTTCTGGCGAGGATGAGGACTATGGCGGCGAAATGATTGGCTCTAGCCTCGGAGGCAACGATGAGATCTATGACCCTGCTCAACTGGACGCCGAGGTAGAAAAAGAGATGGAGCAGCATCGCAATAGCTTGGAGGAGGACCAAACCGAAAGTTCTCAAGTCATGGAGCTGGAAGTGAGCACCATGAGGCCCATGGAGAGCAGGATGAACACCATGGCTCCGAATTCCGGGGAAAACTCATCCGCCGAAATGATGGACGATGCTTCAAACCAGAAACGTGTATCAAAGGTGGACAAACCCGCGCGGGATTATTATTACGAGGATGCGCCCGAGGATGAGATGGTGGCCAGCACCACAGCAAAAGTGGCCACCACCATGATACCGGAATATGTGCGTCAGGCCAAGGCAGGGAGATTTCCCCAGCGAGATCAGGAGCAAACTCCAACGGACTACATCGAGGAGGAGGCCACCAAGTCGGTGGATGAGCAGCTTCCAGCTGATAAGTTCTACCGAGTTGAGCAACACGAGCCCATTCCCCAGGCTCAAGTCCAACAGCTGCCCAGTCGGGATAAGCCCAAACCGTTTGAGTACTCCTCCGAGGATGATTACTACGACGAGCATGCAGAAGCTAAGACGACCACAACAACCACTTCCACCACACAGGCACCTTTGCCCATACTAAGGGCTCGTTTCGGCGGCTTCCCCTGGGCCACCACCCAAGCACCCAGTCCTCTAGCCACCAGCTCAACAACATCAACGACAACTACTTCGACCACAACAACGACCAGCACATCAACCACAACAACGCCCAGTCCTAGAAAACAGCCCAAGCACATCCAAGTGTCCGGTGGCCTAAAGCCGGAATTGTTGCCCGCGGATCAGCTGCGCAACTACATCAAGGATGTGTACATTCGCATGCCACTGGCTGTGATTGTGGATCCTTCGTCCGCATCCTTGGAGCAGGCAAAGCGCCTCTATATCGATGCTCTGCAGGACAAGAACATCGATATCAAGATCGTTTTGGTAACACTTAATGCAGCTG GTGCTCCTTCTGCCTTCAGCTTCAACAACACCCGGGAGTTCATCGCTGGCTTGAATAGCACCAAGGAGCACGAGGGCGGCAACTCGTTTGTGGGCGTTTTGCATGCCGCCGAGCTGGTTCCCTACGACAGTGCTGTTTTCATCTCGACCGCAGTCATCCCACCGCACACGGAACTGGTCCAAGATGCGGCCATCACTCTGCTGAAGAAGAGGATCAGG TTATTCCTTTTGTGGTACGGAGAGCGATCGGGCAGCGAAAACGAAACTGAGGACGCAGTGGGCGGCATTCTGGGTGAGGTGGCCATCCGATCCGGTGGCGAGATCATCCACATTGTGAGCACCGAGCACGGACAGCATATAGCTGGCAATACG CTCACCCTAGTAGCGGACGCGTATCAAGGCAGTCAAGAGTTGGATCTGCCGGTTGACACGACGCTGTCCAGTCTCCATGTGCGAATCGATGCGAATATGAGACGGGCCACGATGGAGACGCCGAATGGTG AGATAAATTTGAAGAAACTAGCGAAATTCGGCGGAGTTAATGTCACGGAAACGTTAAATAACCAAGAACTTGATGCCTACGTACCGCTAAATAAGCTGCGACGCGCGTCGATTTTCAAACTGAAGTTACAGCCCGAGCTGCAAGAGAAGTACAATGTGTTTGTGCGCGCCGAAAGAAAAGCGGATGTGTTTCTGG GCGACATCATCAAACGCATCGACAGCTACTACAAAACCGGACAAACAAAGGCCAAGTCGGCCAATATCCAGTTTCCCGACAAGGAAAAGGACACGGAAAAGCTAGAGGAAGATGTGGACTCCCCGAAGAACGAAATCGAAACCTTTTCGGAGCAGGAAATCCAAAGTTCCCCGAATCTGAATCAAACACTTTTGGCTCCCAGCACTGGACAACCGAGGAGCACCCTAAATGCCATGCTCCTCCAACGATGTGGCACAAAAATTGAGTTGGGCATTGAATCGAAACTGCTGGTGATGGCTGGTCAGACAGCTACGCTGCTCTTTGAGGTCACCAATATGAAAACGGAAACGGTTTACTCCACTATTCAAGTCACCGACGAGCGGCGCTTCCTGGTTCAACTGAATCCTACCAG ATTAAGTCTGAGCGCCCAGGGAACGGCCACAGTGCGTCTGACTGTTCTGGTGCCCACTGGCACTGCTCAGGGCACAACAGATCGGATTACCTTCACCAATTATGGTCGCGAAACATCTACTCTGGCGGTAAATCTTAAAGTGGTGACCAGCATAGATGCTCAG GACTCAACTGGACCTACACTATCCTGGGAGTTTGGCAGCCGCTGTGATTATCTGACGCCCGAATCCCAGAATTGTGGTGAACGTTTTTGGACTGTGGATGTAACCGCTCAGGACTGGCAGTCGGGCATGATGCGTTTGCAGGCCACGCCGCCAGAGGGTCTTTTCTATAGGAACTATTATACTGCTGGTAGCACAGAGCCCCTGAAGGCAACCTACATGGCCTCTTGCTGCGAACCAAAGGTATCACTTATGGCTTTCGATGCGGCCGGAAACCAAAGGAGCCTTACCATCGATGTCAGAGATGTGTATTTGAACGAGGCCGCCATTGCAGCCATTTGCCTTGGAGTCATTCTCCTGATCCTGCTTATCGCAGCCCTCATATGGAGCATTGTATGGTGTTGCAGGCGGAGGAAGACAACGCTGGAGCTGCCCACATATAGATCCCACTCCACTAGGAGCATGGAGTAG